In the genome of Litorilinea aerophila, one region contains:
- a CDS encoding GtrA family protein — MTITQVRDLARANRREVKRFVKFAIVGAAGSVTDFTILNLLIQLFGAPLFVANACSFTAAVLQNFTLNRRWTFPESRERQAGGQLAQFASVSLIGLGINQMVFLTIHHLTEPYWMSFIGHKSVAFTVSYNVAKLFAIGVVLFWNFTANRLWTYRGL; from the coding sequence TTGACCATCACACAGGTGCGGGATCTGGCTCGGGCCAACCGCAGAGAAGTGAAACGCTTCGTTAAATTTGCCATCGTCGGTGCAGCCGGCTCGGTCACCGACTTCACCATCCTGAACCTGTTGATTCAACTGTTCGGCGCCCCGCTCTTCGTGGCCAACGCCTGTAGCTTTACGGCGGCGGTGCTGCAGAACTTCACCTTGAACCGGCGCTGGACGTTCCCGGAAAGCCGGGAGCGTCAGGCGGGTGGACAACTGGCCCAGTTCGCCTCGGTCAGCCTCATCGGCCTGGGCATCAACCAGATGGTCTTCCTGACCATCCACCACCTGACCGAGCCCTACTGGATGTCCTTCATCGGCCACAAGAGCGTGGCCTTTACCGTGAGCTACAACGTGGCCAAGCTCTTTGCCATCGGCGTGGTCCTCTTCTGGAACTTCACGGCCAATCGCCTCTGGACCTACCGGGGGCTGTGA
- a CDS encoding O-antigen ligase family protein, which translates to MVGLAALVALAAGLAWFPLAPVALAAGGAGVAFGLVRHPWLIWVLLAAALPVTSGQRVGPATLTDLLLALAVGLWLADGSRRRRLRLEATPPVYGALLYIGALSISLWAAPALGEAVREVVKWLEFVAVLLVIRDMVPAGRAPWLVGGLLVGGLGQGLLGLYQFYYGIGPEWFIILGRFMRASGSFRQPNPYAGYLGLTLPLAVSLALWAWRRLWLEPGWASWLSAGFYSAAAGIVAAGLMASWSRGGWLGAAAGLLVVVALRSARTMMATAVATAGLALALLVGSLNPTLLPPSVTQRFADIPASLGLTDVLQQPLTDENFAVVERVAHWVAALRMWERAPWLGVGPGNYSVVYPAVRLPLWEDPLGHAHNIYLNVLGETGLLGLTAYLALWLVVAHWLWQRRQAALAVGDEEGWQAALALGILGMLAHLTVHNVFDNLFVQGMYVHIAIGLATLNLARPDTSKTSLVNPGRNSSIGSTQR; encoded by the coding sequence ATGGTCGGGTTGGCGGCCCTGGTGGCCCTGGCAGCCGGCCTGGCCTGGTTCCCCCTGGCGCCCGTGGCTCTGGCAGCGGGTGGGGCCGGGGTGGCCTTTGGCCTGGTGCGCCACCCCTGGCTGATATGGGTGCTGCTGGCCGCGGCGCTCCCGGTGACCAGCGGCCAGCGGGTAGGCCCGGCCACCCTCACGGATCTGTTGCTGGCCCTGGCCGTGGGCCTCTGGCTGGCGGACGGCAGCCGACGCCGGCGCCTGCGGCTGGAAGCCACGCCCCCCGTCTACGGGGCACTCCTGTACATCGGGGCCCTCTCGATTTCGCTGTGGGCCGCGCCGGCGTTAGGCGAGGCCGTGCGAGAAGTGGTAAAATGGCTGGAGTTTGTCGCCGTCCTGCTGGTGATCCGGGATATGGTGCCGGCGGGGCGGGCCCCCTGGCTGGTGGGCGGCCTGCTGGTGGGCGGCCTGGGCCAGGGGCTGTTGGGTCTTTACCAATTTTATTACGGCATCGGACCCGAGTGGTTCATCATTCTGGGCCGTTTCATGCGGGCCAGCGGCAGCTTTCGCCAGCCCAACCCGTATGCCGGCTACCTGGGCCTGACCCTGCCGCTGGCGGTCAGCCTGGCTTTGTGGGCCTGGCGTCGCCTCTGGCTGGAGCCAGGGTGGGCGTCCTGGCTGTCGGCTGGTTTCTACAGCGCCGCGGCTGGGATCGTGGCCGCGGGCTTGATGGCCAGTTGGAGCCGGGGCGGATGGCTGGGCGCGGCTGCCGGCCTCCTGGTGGTGGTGGCCCTGCGCAGCGCCAGGACCATGATGGCCACGGCCGTGGCAACCGCCGGCCTGGCCCTGGCCCTGCTGGTGGGGAGCCTGAACCCGACGCTACTGCCGCCCTCCGTGACCCAGCGGTTCGCCGACATCCCGGCCAGCCTGGGGCTGACCGATGTGCTCCAGCAGCCGCTGACCGACGAAAATTTTGCGGTGGTGGAGCGGGTGGCTCACTGGGTAGCTGCCCTGCGCATGTGGGAGCGAGCCCCCTGGCTGGGGGTGGGGCCGGGCAACTACAGCGTGGTCTATCCAGCGGTCCGTCTGCCCCTGTGGGAAGATCCCCTGGGCCATGCCCACAACATCTACCTGAATGTGCTGGGCGAAACCGGGCTCCTGGGGCTGACGGCCTACCTGGCCCTGTGGCTGGTGGTTGCCCACTGGCTGTGGCAGCGCCGGCAGGCAGCCCTGGCCGTCGGGGACGAAGAAGGGTGGCAGGCGGCCCTGGCGTTAGGCATCCTGGGCATGCTGGCCCACTTGACGGTCCACAATGTATTCGATAACCTGTTTGTACAGGGCATGTACGTTCATATCGCGATCGGGCTGGCCACGTTGAACCTGGCCCGGCCGGATACATCGAAAACCAGCCTGGTAAATCCCGGCAGAAATTCGTCGATAGGTTCCACCCAAAGGTAA
- a CDS encoding dihydroorotate dehydrogenase yields MPNLTVELLGRSLPTPLVLASGIWGTTVSLLVRAARAGCGAVTAKSCGPVPRAGHVNPSCLDWGHGLINAIGLANPGAEAEATLLAQARAQLEPLGVPLIASIFAGTPQEFAQVAATVAQAQPDFLEVNISCPNVASEFGEPFAGSPDSAAEVTDQVKRAVAEQEIPVIVKLAPNVPSVARIARAVVEAGADAICAINTMPGLVLDVESGQPILANRSGGLSGPALKPIALKCVYDVRKACPEVPIIGTGGVTTGTDALEMLMAGATAVGVGSAIYYRGPDAISQIRDEMAAWLAAHDIEDVNQVRGWAHREPIFPVTPTGAPVPAAHSR; encoded by the coding sequence ATGCCCAACCTGACAGTGGAGCTGCTGGGACGTAGCCTGCCCACGCCCCTGGTGCTGGCCAGCGGCATCTGGGGCACCACGGTCAGCCTGCTGGTCCGGGCGGCCCGGGCCGGCTGTGGCGCGGTGACCGCCAAGAGCTGTGGGCCGGTGCCCCGGGCCGGCCACGTAAACCCGTCCTGCCTGGACTGGGGCCATGGGCTGATCAACGCCATCGGCCTGGCCAATCCTGGCGCGGAGGCAGAGGCGACGCTGCTGGCCCAGGCCCGCGCGCAGCTGGAGCCCCTGGGCGTCCCCCTCATCGCCAGCATCTTTGCCGGCACGCCCCAGGAGTTTGCCCAGGTGGCCGCGACGGTGGCCCAGGCCCAGCCGGACTTCCTGGAGGTGAACATCTCCTGCCCCAACGTGGCCAGCGAATTTGGCGAACCCTTCGCCGGCTCGCCCGACAGCGCGGCCGAGGTGACCGACCAGGTCAAGCGGGCCGTGGCAGAGCAGGAGATCCCGGTGATCGTCAAACTGGCGCCCAACGTGCCCAGCGTAGCCCGCATCGCCCGGGCCGTGGTGGAGGCAGGCGCGGATGCCATCTGCGCCATCAACACCATGCCCGGCCTGGTGCTGGACGTGGAAAGCGGCCAGCCCATCCTGGCCAACCGCAGCGGCGGCCTCAGCGGCCCCGCGCTCAAACCCATCGCGCTCAAGTGTGTCTACGACGTGCGCAAGGCCTGCCCGGAGGTGCCCATCATCGGCACGGGGGGTGTGACCACCGGGACGGACGCGCTGGAAATGCTCATGGCCGGGGCCACCGCGGTGGGCGTGGGCAGCGCCATCTACTACCGGGGGCCGGACGCCATCAGCCAGATCCGAGACGAGATGGCCGCGTGGCTGGCTGCCCACGACATCGAGGACGTCAACCAGGTGCGGGGATGGGCCCACCGGGAGCCCATCTTCCCGGTCACGCCCACAGGTGCGCCGGTGCCCGCCGCCCATTCTCGATGA
- the pyrF gene encoding orotidine-5'-phosphate decarboxylase codes for MSNFWEKLTAASEKNQSLLCVGLDPVPEQMPPRYASADGDIIAGLLKWNRAVVEATADLVCAYKPNIAFYEALGTPGLELLRQTLALIPPEIPVILDAKRGDIGSTAAAYARACFEQFRADAVTLSPYLGRDSIDAFAAYQGKGLFVLCHTSNPSAGEFQHLEIADWRTLDREPNQPLYIHVARAAVHWSPNVGLVVGATYPETFQAIRQVAPRAWFLVPGIGAQGGDLEGTLRAGLRADGAGLIINSSRGICLAEDPRAAAQNLRDQINRVRATHQSAATAPTSGAPSGEMRPQLQQLILELASLGAIQFGDFTLASGRRSPFYIDLRLLVSRPSLLAQAAAAYADLLNGLTCDRIAGIPYAALPIATAVALAADRPLIYTRKEAKGHGLGKAIEGSWQPGEQVVVIEDLITSGGSILQSVEQLRAAGLVVEDAIVLIDREQGGKENLAAAGVRAHSVFTLREMLDVLTAAGQLSPAKRDEVLNYIRGG; via the coding sequence GTGTCAAATTTCTGGGAGAAGTTGACGGCTGCCAGCGAGAAGAACCAGAGCCTGCTCTGCGTGGGCCTGGATCCCGTCCCCGAGCAGATGCCACCCCGCTACGCCTCAGCAGACGGTGACATCATCGCCGGCCTGCTAAAGTGGAACCGGGCCGTGGTAGAAGCCACCGCCGACCTGGTCTGCGCGTACAAGCCGAACATCGCCTTCTACGAAGCCCTGGGAACGCCCGGCCTGGAGCTGCTGCGCCAGACCCTGGCCCTGATCCCGCCGGAGATCCCGGTCATCCTGGACGCCAAGCGGGGGGATATTGGCAGCACTGCCGCGGCCTACGCCCGGGCCTGCTTCGAACAGTTCCGGGCCGATGCGGTGACCCTGAGCCCGTACCTGGGCCGGGACAGCATCGACGCCTTTGCCGCCTACCAGGGCAAGGGCCTCTTCGTCCTCTGCCACACCTCCAACCCCAGCGCCGGGGAGTTCCAACACCTGGAAATTGCGGACTGGCGTACCCTGGACCGGGAGCCCAACCAGCCCCTCTACATCCACGTGGCCCGGGCCGCGGTCCACTGGTCACCCAACGTGGGGCTGGTGGTGGGCGCCACCTACCCGGAGACGTTTCAGGCCATCCGCCAGGTGGCCCCCCGGGCCTGGTTCCTGGTGCCGGGCATCGGCGCCCAGGGCGGCGACCTGGAGGGGACCCTGCGGGCCGGCCTGCGGGCGGACGGCGCGGGCCTGATCATCAACAGCAGCCGGGGCATCTGCCTGGCCGAGGATCCCCGGGCTGCGGCCCAGAACCTGCGGGACCAGATCAACCGGGTGCGGGCGACCCACCAGAGCGCGGCCACCGCCCCCACATCAGGAGCTCCATCCGGCGAGATGCGGCCCCAGCTCCAGCAGCTGATCCTGGAGCTGGCTTCCCTGGGGGCCATCCAGTTTGGGGATTTCACCCTGGCCAGCGGCCGCCGTTCTCCTTTCTACATCGACCTGCGGCTGCTGGTGAGCCGGCCCTCCCTCCTGGCCCAGGCGGCTGCGGCCTATGCCGACCTCTTGAACGGCCTGACCTGTGACCGCATCGCCGGTATCCCCTACGCCGCGCTGCCCATTGCCACTGCGGTGGCCCTGGCGGCAGACCGCCCCCTGATCTACACCCGCAAGGAAGCCAAGGGCCACGGCCTGGGCAAAGCCATCGAGGGGAGCTGGCAACCTGGTGAGCAAGTCGTGGTCATCGAGGACCTGATCACCAGCGGCGGCAGCATCCTCCAGAGTGTAGAACAGCTGCGCGCGGCCGGCCTGGTGGTGGAAGACGCCATCGTCCTCATCGACCGGGAACAGGGCGGCAAAGAAAACCTGGCGGCTGCCGGGGTTCGGGCCCACAGCGTTTTCACCTTGCGGGAGATGCTGGACGTGCTGACGGCTGCCGGACAGCTCTCCCCAGCCAAGCGGGACGAGGTGTTGAACTACATCCGGGGAGGATGA
- a CDS encoding histidine phosphatase family protein yields MPDAIVYLARHATPDWSRRDIRYDVPPGPPLTPQGQAEARLLGQFFQEVGITRLYASPLERTRHTAALAAEVAGIPVFEEEAIAEWRLGESAEEVLSRFRAFWEEACTESARRGPIGLVTHGGPIRVLLEELGVDPGLLAQYQNQFDNRNPLPPAGVWLTRSAHGQDGWHLELVFTPQQPASVQHNTV; encoded by the coding sequence ATGCCCGATGCCATCGTCTACCTGGCCCGCCACGCCACCCCCGACTGGAGTCGACGGGACATCCGCTACGATGTGCCGCCCGGGCCACCCCTCACCCCCCAGGGCCAGGCCGAGGCCCGGCTGCTGGGCCAGTTCTTCCAGGAAGTCGGCATCACCCGCCTCTACGCCAGCCCCCTGGAGCGCACCCGGCACACCGCCGCCCTGGCCGCGGAAGTGGCCGGCATCCCCGTCTTTGAGGAAGAAGCCATCGCCGAATGGCGCCTGGGTGAAAGCGCGGAGGAAGTCCTGAGCCGCTTCCGGGCCTTCTGGGAAGAGGCCTGCACCGAAAGCGCCCGCCGCGGCCCCATCGGGCTGGTCACCCACGGCGGCCCCATCCGGGTCCTGCTGGAAGAGCTGGGCGTCGACCCCGGGCTCCTGGCCCAATACCAGAACCAGTTCGACAACCGCAACCCCCTGCCGCCGGCCGGGGTCTGGCTGACCCGCTCCGCCCATGGCCAGGATGGCTGGCACCTGGAGCTGGTCTTCACCCCACAGCAGCCCGCCTCGGTGCAACATAACACAGTGTAA
- a CDS encoding uroporphyrinogen-III synthase, translated as METVTSQHSPGSATLRGIRVAIARAPDEAHTPGPLLQELGAEVVYYPCEEIAPPPDVETLDQAVRDAAEGAFDWLVLNTASAAIMLAQRLEALGLPEDALAGVQVAAQGANTRLAAREMLHVDVDRVPETDTPEELVAAMQPLAGARILWPRAATLKMPIDRALEAAGATVVTVVACHDRLGQGGDEVPVMLWEGKVDAITFTSANNVRHFARRLRYEGGDLAMLDHVCVACIEPITAAMAQSYGLHVDVVPAEHTLDGLVSALAGYFRRVGV; from the coding sequence ATGGAAACCGTCACCAGCCAGCACAGTCCAGGCAGCGCCACCTTGCGAGGCATCCGGGTGGCCATCGCCCGCGCGCCCGATGAGGCCCATACCCCGGGGCCCCTGCTCCAGGAGCTGGGCGCGGAAGTCGTCTATTACCCCTGCGAGGAGATTGCACCACCGCCAGATGTGGAAACCCTGGACCAGGCCGTGCGCGATGCAGCCGAGGGTGCCTTCGACTGGCTGGTCCTGAACACGGCCAGCGCGGCCATCATGCTGGCCCAACGGCTGGAGGCACTGGGGCTGCCCGAGGATGCCCTGGCCGGCGTGCAGGTGGCAGCCCAGGGGGCCAACACCCGGTTGGCGGCGCGGGAGATGCTCCACGTGGACGTGGACCGGGTGCCCGAGACCGACACGCCGGAGGAGTTGGTGGCGGCCATGCAGCCCCTGGCCGGCGCCCGCATCCTCTGGCCTCGGGCGGCCACCTTGAAGATGCCCATCGACCGGGCCCTGGAGGCAGCCGGTGCCACGGTGGTCACCGTGGTGGCCTGCCACGACCGGCTGGGCCAGGGTGGTGACGAGGTGCCGGTCATGCTGTGGGAAGGCAAGGTGGACGCCATCACCTTCACCAGCGCCAACAATGTGCGCCACTTTGCCCGCCGGCTGCGCTACGAAGGGGGCGACCTGGCCATGCTGGACCACGTGTGCGTGGCCTGCATCGAACCCATCACTGCAGCCATGGCCCAGAGCTACGGCCTGCACGTGGACGTGGTGCCGGCAGAGCACACCCTGGACGGGTTGGTCTCGGCCCTGGCCGGCTACTTCCGGCGGGTGGGTGTGTGA
- the ilvE gene encoding branched-chain-amino-acid transaminase yields the protein MMPQLPDPRNADILVYVGGQLVPRDEAKVSVFDSSVQGGDAVWEGLRVYNGRIFALDAHLDRLMDSARAMAFQEIPSRAEIKEAIFRTLQANGMRDGVHIRLTLTRGKKVTSGMDPRLNQYGPCLIVLAEWKAPIYRAEGIRLITAAVRRNSSQCIDSKIHHNNLINNILAKIEANVAGVDDALMLDVHGYVSETNATNVFLVKRNTLLTPHADSCLPGITRGIVMELARSHGIPLQERNISLSEVYSADEMFTTGTIGELTPVLAVDGRTIGDGVAGPLTRRLQELYRARTAQEGEPLPF from the coding sequence ATGATGCCCCAGCTTCCCGATCCCCGCAATGCCGATATCCTGGTCTATGTGGGCGGCCAACTGGTGCCCCGGGACGAGGCCAAAGTCTCCGTCTTCGACAGCTCCGTCCAGGGCGGTGATGCCGTCTGGGAAGGGCTGCGAGTCTACAACGGGCGCATCTTCGCCCTGGACGCCCACCTGGACCGACTCATGGATTCGGCCCGGGCCATGGCCTTCCAGGAGATCCCCAGCCGGGCCGAGATCAAAGAGGCCATCTTCCGCACCCTGCAGGCCAACGGCATGCGGGACGGCGTCCACATCCGCCTGACCTTGACCCGGGGGAAGAAGGTGACCTCCGGCATGGACCCCCGCCTGAACCAGTACGGTCCCTGCCTGATCGTGCTGGCCGAGTGGAAGGCACCCATCTACCGGGCCGAGGGCATTCGCCTCATCACCGCCGCCGTACGTCGCAACTCGTCCCAGTGCATCGACTCCAAGATCCATCACAACAACCTGATCAACAACATCCTGGCCAAGATCGAGGCCAACGTGGCCGGCGTCGACGATGCCCTCATGCTGGACGTCCACGGCTACGTCTCCGAAACCAACGCTACCAACGTCTTCCTGGTCAAACGCAACACCCTCCTCACGCCCCACGCCGACAGCTGTTTGCCGGGCATCACCCGGGGGATCGTCATGGAACTGGCCCGCAGCCACGGCATCCCCCTGCAGGAACGCAACATCTCCCTGTCCGAAGTCTACAGCGCAGACGAGATGTTCACCACCGGCACCATCGGCGAGCTCACGCCCGTGCTGGCGGTGGACGGCCGCACCATCGGCGACGGGGTCGCCGGCCCCCTCACCCGTCGCCTCCAGGAGCTATACCGGGCACGGACCGCCCAGGAAGGCGAGCCCCTGCCCTTTTGA
- a CDS encoding sulfotransferase-like domain-containing protein — translation MSTMRINVWSGPRNVSTALMYAFAQRSDTRVVDEPLYGHYLRVSGAPHPGAAEVMAHMCTDAETVIREVILGPCDRPILFLKQMAHHLQGVDRGFLAQTVNVLLIRDPVEMLPSLAENLAEPTLRDTGLAIQSELYHELRALGQDPPVLDARQLLLDPRRVLSVLCQRLGIPFEEAMLTWPAGPRPEDGIWAQYWYHNVHRSTGFLPYRAKKTPFPERLRPLLEECRPHYDMLAAVAIRADG, via the coding sequence ATGTCCACAATGCGCATTAACGTCTGGTCGGGCCCCCGGAATGTCTCCACCGCGCTCATGTACGCCTTCGCCCAGCGCAGCGACACCCGGGTGGTGGACGAGCCCCTCTACGGCCACTACCTGCGGGTCAGCGGCGCGCCCCACCCCGGCGCGGCGGAGGTCATGGCCCACATGTGTACCGATGCAGAGACGGTCATCCGGGAGGTGATCCTGGGGCCGTGCGACCGGCCCATCCTCTTCCTCAAGCAGATGGCTCACCATCTCCAGGGCGTGGACCGCGGCTTTCTGGCCCAGACGGTCAACGTCCTGCTGATTCGAGACCCGGTGGAGATGTTGCCCTCCCTGGCCGAGAACCTGGCGGAGCCCACCCTGCGGGATACGGGCCTGGCCATCCAGTCGGAACTCTACCACGAGCTGCGGGCCCTGGGCCAGGATCCGCCTGTGCTGGACGCGCGCCAGCTCCTGCTGGATCCCCGCCGGGTTCTCAGTGTCTTATGTCAACGGTTGGGCATCCCCTTTGAGGAGGCCATGCTCACCTGGCCGGCCGGCCCCCGACCCGAGGACGGTATCTGGGCCCAATATTGGTACCACAATGTTCACCGCTCCACCGGCTTCCTGCCTTATCGCGCCAAAAAAACGCCCTTCCCCGAGCGTCTGCGCCCTCTGCTGGAAGAATGCCGGCCCCACTACGACATGCTGGCAGCCGTGGCCATCCGGGCGGATGGGTAG
- the eutB gene encoding hydroxyectoine utilization dehydratase EutB gives MRASPITLQDIYLARQRIAPHTRRTPLVYSSALSQGESQIYLKLETVQPTGSFKIRGAANRLLQPDAAAGVVTVSTGNHGRAVAHMARRLGLRAVVCVPEQVLPHKVAAMRELGAQVVVHGQSQEEAEAHAADLAQAEGLTLVSPFDDPWVIAGQGTIGLELLEELPQVDTAVIPLSGGGLLGGIALALKAANPAIRMVGVSMERGPVMVRSLEAGHPVQLPEEPTLADSLMGGIGLENRYTFRLVQALMDEVVLLSEQEIADAMVHGLRAEHLVVEGGGAVAMGAVLHRKIARPGRHVAVVVSGGNVDPDLLGRLLTGDPR, from the coding sequence ATGCGTGCATCACCCATCACCTTGCAGGACATCTACCTGGCCCGCCAGCGCATCGCACCCCACACCCGGCGGACGCCTCTGGTCTACAGCTCCGCGCTCTCCCAGGGAGAAAGCCAGATCTACCTCAAGCTGGAGACCGTCCAGCCCACCGGTTCGTTTAAGATTCGGGGCGCAGCCAACCGGCTCCTCCAGCCGGACGCGGCTGCCGGCGTGGTCACCGTCTCCACGGGCAACCACGGCCGTGCCGTGGCCCACATGGCCCGGCGGCTGGGGCTGCGCGCGGTGGTCTGCGTGCCGGAGCAAGTTCTGCCCCACAAGGTGGCGGCCATGCGGGAGCTGGGCGCGCAGGTGGTCGTCCACGGACAGAGCCAGGAGGAGGCCGAAGCCCACGCCGCGGATCTGGCCCAGGCTGAAGGGCTCACCCTGGTTTCGCCCTTCGATGACCCCTGGGTGATCGCCGGCCAGGGGACCATCGGCCTGGAGCTGCTGGAGGAGCTGCCCCAGGTGGACACGGCGGTCATCCCCCTGTCCGGCGGTGGGCTCTTGGGCGGGATCGCCCTGGCCCTGAAGGCGGCCAACCCGGCCATCCGGATGGTGGGCGTCTCCATGGAGCGGGGCCCGGTGATGGTCCGCAGCCTGGAAGCCGGCCACCCGGTGCAGTTGCCCGAGGAGCCCACCCTGGCCGACAGCCTCATGGGCGGCATCGGGCTGGAGAATCGCTACACCTTCCGGCTGGTGCAGGCCCTCATGGATGAGGTGGTGTTGCTTTCAGAACAGGAGATTGCCGACGCCATGGTTCACGGGCTGCGGGCAGAGCATCTGGTGGTGGAAGGGGGCGGCGCGGTGGCCATGGGCGCGGTGCTGCACCGGAAGATCGCCCGGCCCGGCCGGCACGTGGCCGTGGTGGTGAGCGGCGGCAACGTGGATCCGGATCTGTTGGGGCGCCTCCTGACGGGAGATCCCCGCTAG